In one Aminivibrio pyruvatiphilus genomic region, the following are encoded:
- a CDS encoding aspartate aminotransferase family protein, whose product MDLGHLIPRSFKGNLRTAVRGEGVYLYDEEGNAYFDGCCGALLSSIGHGVKEIADAMYQQLLTMEFAHPSRWNNTVSIEAAEEVASLTQEGLDYVWFVSGGSEAIESAMKIARQYFVERDGNGSGKFEMIARWNSYHGSTVGTMGLAGSMGRRRTFAPLFKESPKICAHYCYRCPLNLKYPDCGVACARSLETEILRLGPESVAAFFAEPIVGSTVGALHPPKEYWPIVREICSKYDVLLVADEIMTGMGRTGKAFCTQHWNVTPDIICSAKALSGGYAAVGAMIVKKEIAETIRDGSGAFQHGHTYNGNPVTAAAVTATIRYMKKNNVFENAAERGRQFDEKIPALLDIPIVGEVRGMGLMRGIELVADKATRAPFPASLKTAAFVTEECMKRGLVIYPGTGQIAGVAGDQFLFAPPLVSTKEELDEMTGRLEEALKASAEALRSKG is encoded by the coding sequence GTGGATCTTGGACATCTGATTCCGAGAAGCTTCAAAGGAAATCTGCGGACCGCCGTGCGCGGCGAGGGAGTGTACCTGTACGACGAGGAGGGCAACGCATACTTTGATGGATGTTGCGGCGCCCTGCTTTCGAGCATAGGCCACGGCGTGAAGGAAATAGCCGACGCCATGTACCAGCAGCTTCTCACCATGGAGTTTGCCCATCCCTCCCGCTGGAACAACACGGTCTCCATCGAGGCGGCAGAGGAAGTGGCATCTCTCACCCAGGAGGGACTCGACTACGTCTGGTTCGTCAGCGGAGGAAGCGAGGCCATCGAATCGGCCATGAAGATCGCCCGGCAGTACTTCGTGGAGCGTGACGGGAACGGCTCCGGCAAGTTCGAGATGATCGCCCGGTGGAACTCCTACCACGGGAGCACCGTGGGAACCATGGGTCTCGCCGGAAGCATGGGACGGAGGCGGACCTTCGCCCCCCTTTTCAAAGAAAGCCCGAAGATCTGCGCCCACTACTGCTACAGATGCCCCCTGAACCTGAAGTACCCCGACTGCGGCGTAGCCTGCGCCCGCTCCCTCGAGACCGAGATTCTCAGGCTAGGCCCCGAGTCGGTGGCGGCATTCTTCGCCGAGCCCATCGTGGGGTCCACGGTGGGCGCCCTTCACCCTCCGAAGGAGTACTGGCCCATCGTCAGGGAGATCTGCTCGAAATACGACGTGCTGCTGGTGGCCGACGAAATCATGACCGGAATGGGCAGGACGGGGAAAGCATTCTGCACACAGCACTGGAACGTGACGCCGGACATCATCTGCTCGGCGAAAGCCCTTTCAGGCGGATACGCCGCCGTGGGCGCCATGATCGTAAAGAAGGAAATCGCCGAGACCATCCGGGACGGAAGCGGCGCTTTCCAGCACGGGCATACCTACAACGGCAACCCTGTCACCGCCGCCGCCGTTACCGCGACCATCAGGTACATGAAGAAGAACAATGTGTTCGAAAACGCGGCTGAACGGGGCAGGCAGTTCGACGAAAAAATCCCCGCCCTGCTTGACATCCCCATCGTGGGAGAGGTTCGTGGCATGGGGCTCATGCGGGGCATCGAACTCGTGGCCGACAAGGCGACCAGAGCCCCCTTCCCCGCGTCGCTGAAGACCGCTGCCTTCGTCACAGAGGAGTGCATGAAGAGAGGGCTCGTGATCTATCCCGGAACAGGGCAGATCGCGGGAGTCGCCGGAGACCAGTTCCTTTTCGCCCCTCCCCTGGTCTCCACCAAGGAAGAGCTGGACGAGATGACAGGCCGCCTCGAAGAAGCCCTGAAGGCTTCGGCGGAGGCGCTCAGGAGCAAGGGGTAG
- a CDS encoding 4Fe-4S binding protein, translated as MRFLLALAVAVLFLAWFLFRAGETAPLLPSLQAVPSILRWWGGAAVLALGALFAGRAYCSVLCPLGTFQEAVWRAGRRRLSGYVPGSPARYWILALVLAAGAAGLAAVPALLDPYAAFGRGVTQLLRPSLAGGIDRLAGFLESRGLYGVIHRAGSIPFVPGLFWGTAAFFLVLTLWSLRKGRPFCDGLCPVGTFLGFFSRSSLLSIRFSGESCTGCGLCGTVCPQECISVEERKVDADRCVLCLRCVDACRGGGLALSFGGSGESLSRRGLLRIAAGTLAALGVAFWSSKKDDTVAAAASSWDEKLPVSPPGSKSRGNFSKKCVACTACVVACPAGILRPSLGEWGPEGLFQPVLDYGRGYCQYGCTACGDACPTGAIESLEPGEKQLVSIGKARFLRRNCIVRKYGTACGACSEHCPTQAMRMVPFRGSLTIPELDTAVCLGCGACEYACPAEPKAVTVSGLAVHGKIRPVSGGNEGPTVAPLEDFPF; from the coding sequence GTGCGATTTCTGCTTGCCCTCGCCGTGGCGGTATTGTTTCTCGCCTGGTTTCTTTTCCGGGCCGGCGAGACGGCTCCTCTGCTGCCGTCGCTGCAGGCAGTTCCCTCCATTCTCCGGTGGTGGGGGGGCGCGGCCGTTCTGGCCCTGGGTGCCCTGTTCGCCGGGAGGGCATACTGCTCCGTTCTCTGCCCCCTGGGTACCTTCCAGGAGGCGGTATGGCGGGCCGGCCGGCGGCGCCTTTCGGGATACGTTCCCGGATCCCCGGCACGGTACTGGATTCTCGCTCTCGTTCTGGCGGCGGGCGCTGCCGGGCTGGCGGCCGTTCCGGCCCTCCTGGACCCCTACGCCGCCTTCGGGAGGGGGGTCACCCAGCTCCTCCGCCCCTCCCTGGCCGGCGGGATTGACAGACTCGCCGGTTTCCTCGAGAGCCGCGGTCTGTACGGGGTCATCCACAGGGCGGGGAGCATTCCCTTCGTGCCCGGTCTTTTCTGGGGCACCGCCGCCTTCTTCCTGGTCCTGACCCTGTGGTCTCTCCGGAAAGGGCGCCCCTTCTGCGATGGCCTCTGTCCGGTGGGAACCTTCCTCGGGTTCTTCTCCCGGTCATCCCTTCTCTCAATCCGGTTTTCCGGAGAGAGCTGCACCGGCTGCGGCCTGTGCGGCACCGTCTGTCCCCAGGAGTGCATCTCCGTGGAGGAGCGGAAGGTGGACGCCGACAGGTGCGTTCTCTGTCTCCGGTGCGTGGATGCCTGCCGGGGAGGGGGCCTCGCCCTTTCCTTCGGCGGTTCGGGGGAAAGCCTGTCCAGGAGAGGCCTGCTCCGGATAGCGGCCGGGACCCTCGCCGCTCTCGGAGTTGCCTTCTGGAGCTCGAAGAAGGATGACACCGTCGCTGCGGCCGCTTCGTCGTGGGATGAAAAGCTCCCCGTCTCCCCTCCGGGGTCGAAGAGCCGGGGAAACTTCTCGAAAAAGTGCGTGGCCTGCACTGCCTGTGTGGTGGCCTGTCCTGCGGGGATTCTCCGTCCGTCCCTGGGTGAATGGGGGCCGGAGGGTCTTTTCCAGCCCGTCCTTGACTACGGGAGGGGATACTGCCAGTATGGATGCACCGCCTGCGGCGACGCCTGCCCCACGGGGGCCATCGAGTCCCTGGAACCGGGAGAAAAACAGCTCGTTTCCATCGGGAAGGCCCGCTTCCTTCGGCGGAACTGCATTGTCCGGAAATATGGGACTGCCTGCGGCGCCTGCTCGGAACACTGCCCCACCCAGGCGATGCGCATGGTTCCCTTCAGGGGGAGCCTGACCATCCCCGAGCTGGACACTGCCGTCTGTCTCGGGTGCGGGGCCTGCGAATACGCCTGCCCGGCGGAGCCGAAGGCAGTCACCGTGTCGGGGCTCGCAGTGCACGGGAAGATCCGTCCCGTATCCGGCGGAAACGAGGGGCCCACAGTGGCCCCCCTGGAAGATTTTCCATTTTAA
- a CDS encoding MFS transporter: protein MNFSKRHGLLFLCWFTYIAAYLCRLSFASALPKLADGLSLPAEYLGLAASTYFIVYAVSQLINGFIGDRVNPYGYIILATAVTSAANLLIAASSSFLSIAVIWAVNGFCQAIFWGVFLRLLSFSFPAENRRMVSTVMSTASNIGILVSWTGLGLLFAHRSWQVYFAVPGVIMVLLIPLWLLMSRLLPAGDIFHGHRDGRNRPAFSQSLADLGRMRIQHICLLCCLIGFIKEGMAAWAPTIFSQMLNLRPGSSLVLLAVVPVANILGVFTGRAMLVRTNDDCRTTILRLLSLVVLCAALMTTVGDGLPLLMVALIGLLCMLANASAWVIISFLPLSFAGRNMVSTVVGIFDFSIYAGASAASGLMGFLLARFGWPSIPFMWIVVAGLAITSCLGRAGTFLRTEGNFR from the coding sequence ATGAATTTTTCAAAGCGTCACGGGCTGCTGTTTTTGTGCTGGTTCACCTATATCGCGGCGTACCTCTGCAGGCTCAGCTTTGCGTCAGCCCTTCCAAAGCTTGCCGACGGTCTTTCCCTGCCGGCGGAATACCTGGGTCTCGCGGCCTCCACCTATTTCATCGTGTACGCCGTCAGCCAGCTGATCAACGGCTTTATCGGCGACAGGGTCAACCCCTACGGGTATATCATCCTGGCCACGGCGGTGACGTCGGCGGCCAATCTTCTCATCGCAGCCTCCTCCTCTTTTTTGAGCATAGCCGTCATCTGGGCAGTCAACGGGTTTTGCCAGGCCATTTTCTGGGGGGTGTTTCTTCGGCTGCTCTCCTTTTCTTTCCCGGCTGAAAACCGGAGGATGGTGTCGACGGTGATGTCCACCGCCAGCAACATAGGCATACTTGTTTCCTGGACAGGCCTTGGGCTTCTGTTCGCCCACCGCTCCTGGCAGGTCTACTTTGCCGTCCCCGGCGTGATCATGGTGCTGCTGATACCGCTGTGGCTCCTGATGTCACGTCTCCTTCCGGCCGGGGATATATTTCACGGGCACCGGGACGGCCGGAACCGGCCCGCTTTTTCTCAATCCCTGGCGGATCTGGGCAGAATGCGAATCCAGCATATTTGCCTGCTGTGCTGCCTCATCGGCTTCATCAAGGAAGGCATGGCGGCATGGGCTCCCACGATTTTCTCGCAGATGCTCAACCTCAGGCCGGGCAGCTCTCTCGTTCTGCTCGCCGTCGTGCCTGTGGCCAATATCCTGGGGGTTTTTACGGGCAGGGCCATGCTGGTGAGAACAAACGACGACTGCAGGACGACAATCCTCAGGCTGCTGAGCCTTGTGGTCCTTTGCGCTGCCCTGATGACCACCGTAGGGGACGGGCTTCCGCTGCTCATGGTGGCGCTGATCGGGCTGCTCTGCATGCTGGCCAACGCATCCGCCTGGGTCATCATCTCCTTCCTTCCGCTTTCCTTCGCCGGCAGAAACATGGTGTCCACCGTCGTCGGCATCTTTGATTTTTCCATTTACGCGGGAGCTTCGGCGGCATCGGGCCTCATGGGCTTTTTACTGGCCCGGTTCGGTTGGCCCTCAATCCCCTTCATGTGGATCGTCGTCGCCGGTCTCGCCATAACGTCGTGCCTGGGGAGGGCAGGGACTTTCCTGCGTACGGAGGGAAATTTCAGATGA
- a CDS encoding DUF362 domain-containing protein encodes MDRREFLKKTAALGLGGAALLLPGSVRRVLGAREGLPGLAAVRGGEPGEMFDRGVAALGGMERFVKKGQTVVIKPNMSWDVPPERGGNTNPGLVERIVRRCLEAGASRVYAFDHTCDLWRNSYRNSGVEDAVKRGGGVAVPADTSGYYQKVPLPGGRALKETAVHELMIECDVFINVPVLKHHGGAGITMGMKNLMGTVWNRGEFHSKGLHQCIADVSLFRKPALTVIDAYRMMTRNGPRGTSEGDVTLLKAQILSTDIVAGDAAAARIFGADPKNVSYIRSAAGMGIGTMDLESLGVERIAL; translated from the coding sequence ATGGACAGGAGAGAATTTCTGAAGAAAACGGCGGCTCTCGGCCTCGGAGGGGCGGCTTTGCTGCTTCCGGGGAGCGTCAGGAGAGTCCTCGGCGCCCGGGAAGGGCTGCCCGGGCTCGCCGCGGTGAGGGGAGGAGAGCCGGGAGAGATGTTCGACCGGGGGGTGGCTGCCCTCGGGGGAATGGAACGGTTTGTGAAAAAAGGCCAGACAGTGGTGATCAAACCCAACATGTCATGGGACGTCCCTCCCGAGAGAGGAGGGAACACCAACCCCGGGCTGGTGGAGCGGATCGTCCGCCGCTGCCTGGAGGCAGGGGCGTCCAGGGTCTATGCCTTCGATCACACCTGCGACCTGTGGCGGAACAGCTACCGGAACAGCGGCGTGGAGGATGCGGTGAAGCGCGGAGGAGGGGTGGCCGTCCCGGCTGATACCTCGGGATATTACCAGAAGGTACCCCTTCCCGGAGGAAGGGCCCTGAAGGAAACTGCCGTTCACGAGCTCATGATCGAATGCGACGTGTTCATCAACGTCCCCGTGCTGAAGCACCACGGGGGGGCGGGCATCACCATGGGCATGAAGAATCTCATGGGTACGGTGTGGAACCGGGGCGAATTTCACTCGAAGGGGCTTCACCAGTGCATCGCCGATGTCTCCCTGTTCCGGAAGCCGGCCCTGACGGTTATCGACGCCTACCGTATGATGACCCGCAACGGCCCGAGGGGTACGTCCGAGGGGGATGTCACCCTGCTCAAGGCCCAGATACTGTCCACGGACATCGTGGCCGGGGATGCGGCGGCGGCGAGGATCTTCGGCGCCGATCCGAAGAACGTGTCCTACATCCGGAGCGCCGCCGGGATGGGGATAGGGACCATGGACCTCGAATCTCTGGGGGTGGAGCGGATTGCCCTCTGA
- a CDS encoding MurR/RpiR family transcriptional regulator, with translation MLKERITLRLKEMTPGQAAVARFLLDHRKEAAFLTASQLGERVGVSETTVIRLSHLLGYSGYLQLRSEMTSSLIDHLSTLERIKDYGTSPESDLYERALRKDMETLSAALTSVPSAELDALGQAMAEAGAVYLAGYRSSSSLVCYLSFYLSWILPNVRTISTDMPFEMLANAPADSLVLGISFPRYSRWTVDVLETAEKLGLTTASVTNDLTSPLAAKSKYVVTAPYKPVSFIDSFAAPMSLLNCLILSVARSLGTGVTEKLETLERHWRQEGIYIPDRMKPLP, from the coding sequence ATGCTGAAAGAACGGATTACTCTCCGATTGAAAGAAATGACCCCCGGCCAGGCGGCGGTGGCGCGGTTCCTTCTGGACCACCGGAAAGAAGCCGCTTTCCTCACGGCGTCCCAGCTCGGCGAGCGGGTCGGCGTGAGCGAGACCACGGTCATCCGGCTCTCCCACCTCCTCGGCTATTCAGGCTACCTGCAGCTCCGTTCCGAAATGACCAGCAGCCTCATCGACCATCTCTCCACCCTGGAACGGATCAAGGACTACGGCACCTCCCCTGAAAGCGACCTCTACGAGCGCGCCCTCCGCAAGGACATGGAAACCCTGTCCGCAGCCCTCACCTCCGTTCCCTCCGCGGAACTCGACGCCCTCGGGCAGGCCATGGCCGAAGCCGGCGCGGTATATCTCGCCGGGTACCGGAGTTCCTCTTCCCTGGTCTGCTACCTCTCCTTCTATCTCTCATGGATTCTTCCCAACGTCCGCACCATCAGCACCGACATGCCTTTCGAAATGCTCGCCAACGCCCCCGCAGACAGCCTGGTGCTCGGCATCAGCTTTCCACGGTACTCCCGCTGGACTGTGGACGTGCTCGAAACGGCTGAGAAGCTCGGACTGACAACCGCCTCCGTCACCAACGACCTCACCAGCCCCCTGGCCGCAAAATCAAAATACGTGGTCACGGCTCCCTACAAGCCGGTGTCCTTCATCGACTCCTTCGCCGCTCCCATGAGCCTGCTCAACTGCCTCATTCTCTCCGTGGCCCGGAGCCTCGGCACCGGCGTCACGGAAAAGCTTGAAACGCTCGAACGGCACTGGAGACAGGAGGGAATCTACATTCCCGACAGGATGAAGCCCCTGCCGTAG
- the tatA gene encoding twin-arginine translocase TatA/TatE family subunit has protein sequence MNLGMGEILLLLALALVLFGAKRLPEVGRAVGSAVKEFKRGLETGESPEKKENGEDGEPGQGK, from the coding sequence ATGAATCTCGGAATGGGAGAAATACTTCTGCTGCTTGCCCTTGCGCTGGTGCTCTTCGGGGCGAAACGGCTGCCCGAAGTGGGGCGGGCCGTGGGAAGTGCTGTGAAGGAGTTCAAGCGGGGGCTCGAGACCGGCGAATCTCCGGAGAAGAAGGAGAATGGAGAGGATGGGGAGCCCGGACAGGGAAAATAG
- a CDS encoding TAXI family TRAP transporter solute-binding subunit, giving the protein MKKSILALALIGVLAFASAGFAATFITIGSGGVGGTYYPLGGAMAEVLTNAGIDVKATSRATSASRENCRLVAAGRAQIGMTMGSALYQAITGTEAFEPDGKLPLQILMSMYPAPQHLVTVKGSGITKLEDIKGKRVSVGAPGGGDQILTNLILKAAGIDPEKDFTKQQLTQPEGVMALKDGNVDAVFWNFAAPGSAVMEVAAQRDVVMIPLEEELVKKIIADNPFLIRHTIKAGTYDSVKEDILTIADSNYLVVRNDMDETLAYNLTKTLIENRDKFMNITTQAAHFVPEEASVGITEFAAGAKKYFREQGVDMK; this is encoded by the coding sequence ATGAAGAAGAGCATTCTCGCACTTGCGCTCATTGGTGTACTGGCATTCGCCTCGGCGGGATTCGCCGCCACCTTCATCACCATCGGCAGCGGCGGCGTGGGCGGCACGTACTACCCCCTCGGCGGCGCCATGGCGGAAGTCCTCACCAACGCCGGAATCGACGTGAAGGCCACGTCAAGGGCCACATCGGCATCCCGGGAGAACTGCCGCCTGGTGGCTGCCGGCAGGGCCCAGATCGGCATGACCATGGGATCGGCCCTGTACCAGGCCATCACCGGCACCGAGGCCTTCGAGCCCGACGGCAAGCTGCCCCTGCAGATCCTCATGAGCATGTACCCCGCGCCCCAGCACCTGGTCACCGTGAAGGGAAGCGGCATCACCAAGCTCGAGGACATCAAGGGGAAGAGGGTTTCCGTCGGAGCGCCCGGCGGCGGCGACCAGATCCTCACCAACCTCATCCTGAAGGCTGCTGGAATCGATCCCGAGAAGGACTTCACGAAGCAGCAGCTCACCCAGCCCGAAGGTGTCATGGCGCTGAAGGACGGCAATGTGGACGCCGTGTTCTGGAACTTCGCGGCCCCCGGCTCGGCGGTCATGGAAGTGGCGGCCCAGCGTGACGTGGTCATGATTCCCCTTGAGGAAGAACTGGTCAAGAAGATCATCGCCGACAACCCCTTCCTTATCCGTCACACTATCAAGGCCGGCACCTACGACAGCGTCAAGGAAGACATCCTCACCATCGCCGACAGCAACTACCTCGTGGTCAGGAACGACATGGACGAGACCCTCGCCTACAACCTGACGAAAACCCTTATTGAGAACCGGGACAAGTTCATGAACATCACCACCCAGGCCGCCCACTTCGTGCCAGAAGAGGCCAGCGTGGGCATCACCGAGTTCGCCGCAGGCGCGAAGAAGTACTTCAGGGAACAGGGAGTCGACATGAAGTAG
- a CDS encoding MurR/RpiR family transcriptional regulator: MNALERMKEKYHAMSGAEKRIADVILENPGLAVNMTVKYLAWKAGVSDGSVINFAGSLGYGGFTKLKIALAMCAEEFRGCAFESVYSCDSAAAALQKMSENASKTFADTCTRISPDALEKAVGLLLKAQRIEVYGMGGSGFIAGDAAYRLMRIGLNAAAFSDPIIGAISASRLGREDAMIVISHSGRTTGMLRALQIGKERGAGTIAVTSYGESPIAKLCDAALVVSSEEAVYHREAVVARLAQLLIVDTLCACIGSQRGAEAMEHMDEALGFIAEHGTRDE; encoded by the coding sequence ATGAATGCCCTGGAGCGGATGAAAGAAAAATACCACGCCATGTCAGGCGCCGAAAAGAGAATTGCGGATGTCATACTGGAAAATCCCGGGCTGGCCGTCAACATGACGGTGAAATACCTTGCGTGGAAAGCGGGCGTATCGGACGGCTCCGTCATCAATTTTGCCGGCAGCCTGGGCTACGGCGGCTTTACAAAACTCAAAATCGCCCTGGCCATGTGCGCCGAGGAATTCCGGGGCTGCGCTTTTGAAAGCGTATATTCCTGCGACAGCGCCGCTGCCGCCCTTCAAAAAATGAGCGAAAACGCCTCGAAGACCTTCGCTGACACCTGCACCCGCATTTCCCCCGATGCCCTGGAAAAAGCTGTCGGACTGCTTCTGAAAGCGCAGAGAATCGAGGTGTACGGGATGGGCGGCTCCGGATTCATCGCCGGAGACGCCGCATACAGGCTCATGCGCATCGGACTGAATGCCGCTGCTTTCAGCGACCCCATCATCGGCGCCATTTCCGCCTCCCGCCTGGGCCGGGAGGACGCGATGATCGTCATATCCCATTCAGGCCGGACAACGGGCATGCTGCGCGCTCTCCAGATAGGGAAGGAACGGGGCGCCGGGACCATAGCGGTCACCAGCTACGGAGAAAGTCCCATAGCGAAGCTCTGCGACGCGGCTCTGGTGGTTTCCAGCGAAGAGGCCGTGTACCACAGGGAAGCGGTGGTGGCCCGGCTGGCCCAGCTGCTGATCGTGGATACGCTGTGCGCCTGCATCGGATCACAAAGAGGCGCGGAAGCGATGGAACACATGGACGAGGCGCTGGGGTTCATCGCGGAGCACGGTACACGGGACGAATGA